In the genome of Raphanus sativus cultivar WK10039 chromosome 4, ASM80110v3, whole genome shotgun sequence, one region contains:
- the LOC130494230 gene encoding protein NLP2-like isoform X3, with the protein MEGGSGGGHGGFLPNSSFGAFSETATNMDFMDELFFDGCWLEATDGKSLKQTTYTNMNDNNNSFLYDHISKVETGRKFPSTTPGSLKIEDLTSQPMNQVPSDHSAAMISTQAEKFLLEETERGKRWWIAPRTRQGPSSSVKDRLVQAIKGLNEAVQDKDSLIQIWVPIQQEGKNFLTTLEQPHSFNPKHLSLKRYRDASVEYNFLADEDSKESVGLPGRVFLGKLPEWTPDVRFFRSEEYPRIKEAQRCDVRGSLALPVFERGSGICLGVVEIVRTTQKMNYKPELENICKALEAVNLRSSENLKSPSSEFLQVYDQFYYAALPEVSVFLTSVCRSYDLPLALTWAPCARQGRGGSRHSDENFSECVSTVDSACFVLDQQSYHFQVACSEHHLLQGEGIVGKAFKATKLFFVPEVTTFSKTNYSLAHHAKISGLHAALAVPLKNKFNGSVEFVLEFFFPKSCLDTEAQQETLKSLSVTLQNDFRSLNLVIDKELELEVVFPVKEELLFSENPLPLEPLPLEEISQEDSSWISHMIKANEKGKGVSLSWEYQKEEPKEEFMLTSGWDNKNQISRGHSSFDASSFGVGQGQPLLGSRRPGEKRRTKTEKTIGLEVLRQYFAGSLKDAAKNIGVCPTTLKRICRQHGITRWPSRKIKKVGHSLKKLQLVIDSVQGVQGSIQLDSFYTSFPELSSQNVSGTSFKNNDQSRHLNAQTEKGLSAQGVASRSPPSSSCSHSSGSSTCCSTEANQSTNTANNTLTTTLMAENAGEILKRARSEVKLHTVNMEESKPLSRTLSHKTISEHPLFKSLPESRSRSLKAGGGFKVKATFGEANPLILSTWMMTRSGFF; encoded by the exons ATGGAAGGTGGTAGTGGTGGTGGACATGGCGGTTTCTTACCTAACTCTAGCTTTGGTGCATTCTCTGAGACGGCTACGAATATGGACTTCATGGACGAACTCTTCTTTGATGGATGTTGGCTTGAGGCAACAGATGGTAAGAGCTTGAAGCAGACAACTTATACCAACATGAATGACAACAACAACTCTTTCCTTTATGACCATATCTCTAAGGTAGAGACAGGGAGAAAGTTTCCTTCAACAACACCAGGTTCTCTCAAGATCGAAGATCTCACCAGTCAACCAATGAACCAAGTACCTTCTGACCACTCTGCAGCTATGATTTCTACACAAGCAGAGAAGTTTCTCCTTGAAGAAACTGAGAGAGGTAAAAGATGGTGGATAGCTCCAAGAACAAGACAAGGCCCTTCTTCATCAGTGAAAGATAGACTAGTACAAGCTATCAAGGGTCTTAACGAGGCGGTGCAGGATAAAGACTCCCTTATACAGATATGGGTGCCAATCCAACAAGAAGGCAAGAACTTCCTCACCACTTTGGAGCAGCCACATTCCTTCAACCCAAAACACTTGAGTCTTAAAAGATACAGAGATGCCTCAGTGGAATACAACTTCCTGGCTGATGAGGATTCCAAGGAGTCTGTAGGTCTCCCTGGCCGTGTGTTCCTTGGGAAGTTACCTGAGTGGACACCTGATGTGCGGTTCTTCAGAAGTGAAGAGTATCCACGCATCAAAGAAGCTCAGAGATGTGATGTTCGTGGATCATTAGCTCTTCCTGTGTTTGAAAGAGGTAGTGGGATTTGTCTAGGTGTTGTTGAGATTGTCAGAACAACTCAAAAGATGAATTACAAGCCAGAACTTGAGAATATCTGTAAAGCTCTAGAG GCTGTTAATCTAAGAAGTTCAGAAAACTTGAAATCTCCAAGCAGTGAG TTTCTGCAGGTCTATGATCAATTCTATTATGCAGCATTACCTGAGGTATCAGTCTTTTTGACATCAGTCTGCAGATCATATGATCTGCCTCTGGCTTTAACATGGGCACCGTGTGCTAGGCAAGGCAGAGGTGGATCCAGACATTCAGATGAGAACTTCTCTGAGTGTGTTTCAACCGTGGATTCTGCTTGCTTTGTTCTGGACCAACAGAGTTATCATTTCCAAGTGGCATGCTCTGAACACCATTTGCTTCAAGGGGAAGGCATTGTGGGAAAAGCATTTAAAGCGACCAAACTGTTCTTTGTCCCTGAAGTTACCACTTTTAGCAAGACCAATTACTCTCTTGCGCACCACGCTAAGATCTCTGGTCTACATGCCGCTTTGGCTGTCCCtttgaaaaacaaattcaatGGTTCTGTTGAGTTTGTGTTGGAGTTTTTCTTTCCCAAAAGTTGTCTTGACACAGAAGCGCAACAAGAAACGCTCAAGTCACTGTCTGTGACACTGCAGAATGATTTCAGGAGCTTGAATCTTGTCATTGATAAAGAGCTAGAGCTGGAAGTGGTGTTTCCCGTTAAAGAGGAACTGCTTTTCTCAGAGAACCCTTTGCCTCTGGAACCTTTGCCTTTGGAAGAGATCTCTCAGGAAGATTCCTCATGGATCTCCCACATGATAAAGGCTAACGAGAAGGGTAAAGGCGTGTCCCTTTCATGGGAGTATCAGAAAGAAGAGCCCAAAGAAGAGTTCATGCTGACATCTGGCTGGGACAACAAGAATCAGATTAGCCGTGGCCACAGTAGCTTTGATGCATCTTCCTTTGGTGTGGGACAAGGACAACCGTTGTTAGGAAGTAGAAGACCAGGTGAAAAGAGaagaacaaaaacagaaaagacGATTGGTTTAGAAGTTCTTAGACAGTACTTTGCAGGAAGCCTCAAAGATGCAGCCAAGAACATTGGTG TTTGTCCAACTACATTGAAAAGAATATGTAGGCAACATGGGATAACAAGATGGCCTTCCAGGAAGATCAAGAAAGTGGGACACTCTTTAAAGAAACTCCAACTTGTTATCGACTCTGTTCAAGGTGTTCAAGGCTCTATCCAACTAGATTCATTCTACACAAGTTTCCCAGAGTTGAGCTCCCAGAATGTATCTGGAACTTCCTTCAAGAACAATGACCAGTCAAGACACTTGAATGCTCAAACCGAAAAGGGTCTTTCAGCTCAGGGAGTTGCTTCAAGGTCACCACCATCATCTTCTTGTAGCCACAGCTCTGGTTCAAGCACATGCTGCTCAACTGAAGCTAATCAAAGCACCAATACTGCTAATAATACTTTAACCACTACTCTGATGGCTGAAAATGCTGGTGAAATCTTGAAGAGAGCTCGTAGCGAGGTAAAACTTCACACAGTGAACATGGAGGAATCAAAGCCTCTCTCAAGAACACTAAGCCACAAAACAATCAGCGAGCATCCTCTTTTCAAGAGTTTACCAGAGAGTCGTAGCAGAAGCTTGAAAGCTGGAGGCGGATTTAAAGTGAAAGCCACGTTCGGTGAGGCCAAC CCTTTGATCTTAAGTACCTGGATGATGACAAGGAGTGGGTTCTTCTGA
- the LOC130494230 gene encoding protein NLP2-like isoform X2 — MEGGSGGGHGGFLPNSSFGAFSETATNMDFMDELFFDGCWLEATDGKSLKQTTYTNMNDNNNSFLYDHISKVETGRKFPSTTPGSLKIEDLTSQPMNQVPSDHSAAMISTQAEKFLLEETERGKRWWIAPRTRQGPSSSVKDRLVQAIKGLNEAVQDKDSLIQIWVPIQQEGKNFLTTLEQPHSFNPKHLSLKRYRDASVEYNFLADEDSKESVGLPGRVFLGKLPEWTPDVRFFRSEEYPRIKEAQRCDVRGSLALPVFERGSGICLGVVEIVRTTQKMNYKPELENICKALEAVNLRSSENLKSPSSEVYDQFYYAALPEVSVFLTSVCRSYDLPLALTWAPCARQGRGGSRHSDENFSECVSTVDSACFVLDQQSYHFQVACSEHHLLQGEGIVGKAFKATKLFFVPEVTTFSKTNYSLAHHAKISGLHAALAVPLKNKFNGSVEFVLEFFFPKSCLDTEAQQETLKSLSVTLQNDFRSLNLVIDKELELEVVFPVKEELLFSENPLPLEPLPLEEISQEDSSWISHMIKANEKGKGVSLSWEYQKEEPKEEFMLTSGWDNKNQISRGHSSFDASSFGVGQGQPLLGSRRPGEKRRTKTEKTIGLEVLRQYFAGSLKDAAKNIGVCPTTLKRICRQHGITRWPSRKIKKVGHSLKKLQLVIDSVQGVQGSIQLDSFYTSFPELSSQNVSGTSFKNNDQSRHLNAQTEKGLSAQGVASRSPPSSSCSHSSGSSTCCSTEANQSTNTANNTLTTTLMAENAGEILKRARSEVKLHTVNMEESKPLSRTLSHKTISEHPLFKSLPESRSRSLKAGGGFKVKATFGEANVRFTLLPTWGFRELRLEIARRFNIDNNNIAAFDLKYLDDDKEWVLLTCEADLEECIDIYRSSQSRTIKISVHEASQLKLRGSFGSTGPSL; from the exons ATGGAAGGTGGTAGTGGTGGTGGACATGGCGGTTTCTTACCTAACTCTAGCTTTGGTGCATTCTCTGAGACGGCTACGAATATGGACTTCATGGACGAACTCTTCTTTGATGGATGTTGGCTTGAGGCAACAGATGGTAAGAGCTTGAAGCAGACAACTTATACCAACATGAATGACAACAACAACTCTTTCCTTTATGACCATATCTCTAAGGTAGAGACAGGGAGAAAGTTTCCTTCAACAACACCAGGTTCTCTCAAGATCGAAGATCTCACCAGTCAACCAATGAACCAAGTACCTTCTGACCACTCTGCAGCTATGATTTCTACACAAGCAGAGAAGTTTCTCCTTGAAGAAACTGAGAGAGGTAAAAGATGGTGGATAGCTCCAAGAACAAGACAAGGCCCTTCTTCATCAGTGAAAGATAGACTAGTACAAGCTATCAAGGGTCTTAACGAGGCGGTGCAGGATAAAGACTCCCTTATACAGATATGGGTGCCAATCCAACAAGAAGGCAAGAACTTCCTCACCACTTTGGAGCAGCCACATTCCTTCAACCCAAAACACTTGAGTCTTAAAAGATACAGAGATGCCTCAGTGGAATACAACTTCCTGGCTGATGAGGATTCCAAGGAGTCTGTAGGTCTCCCTGGCCGTGTGTTCCTTGGGAAGTTACCTGAGTGGACACCTGATGTGCGGTTCTTCAGAAGTGAAGAGTATCCACGCATCAAAGAAGCTCAGAGATGTGATGTTCGTGGATCATTAGCTCTTCCTGTGTTTGAAAGAGGTAGTGGGATTTGTCTAGGTGTTGTTGAGATTGTCAGAACAACTCAAAAGATGAATTACAAGCCAGAACTTGAGAATATCTGTAAAGCTCTAGAG GCTGTTAATCTAAGAAGTTCAGAAAACTTGAAATCTCCAAGCAGTGAG GTCTATGATCAATTCTATTATGCAGCATTACCTGAGGTATCAGTCTTTTTGACATCAGTCTGCAGATCATATGATCTGCCTCTGGCTTTAACATGGGCACCGTGTGCTAGGCAAGGCAGAGGTGGATCCAGACATTCAGATGAGAACTTCTCTGAGTGTGTTTCAACCGTGGATTCTGCTTGCTTTGTTCTGGACCAACAGAGTTATCATTTCCAAGTGGCATGCTCTGAACACCATTTGCTTCAAGGGGAAGGCATTGTGGGAAAAGCATTTAAAGCGACCAAACTGTTCTTTGTCCCTGAAGTTACCACTTTTAGCAAGACCAATTACTCTCTTGCGCACCACGCTAAGATCTCTGGTCTACATGCCGCTTTGGCTGTCCCtttgaaaaacaaattcaatGGTTCTGTTGAGTTTGTGTTGGAGTTTTTCTTTCCCAAAAGTTGTCTTGACACAGAAGCGCAACAAGAAACGCTCAAGTCACTGTCTGTGACACTGCAGAATGATTTCAGGAGCTTGAATCTTGTCATTGATAAAGAGCTAGAGCTGGAAGTGGTGTTTCCCGTTAAAGAGGAACTGCTTTTCTCAGAGAACCCTTTGCCTCTGGAACCTTTGCCTTTGGAAGAGATCTCTCAGGAAGATTCCTCATGGATCTCCCACATGATAAAGGCTAACGAGAAGGGTAAAGGCGTGTCCCTTTCATGGGAGTATCAGAAAGAAGAGCCCAAAGAAGAGTTCATGCTGACATCTGGCTGGGACAACAAGAATCAGATTAGCCGTGGCCACAGTAGCTTTGATGCATCTTCCTTTGGTGTGGGACAAGGACAACCGTTGTTAGGAAGTAGAAGACCAGGTGAAAAGAGaagaacaaaaacagaaaagacGATTGGTTTAGAAGTTCTTAGACAGTACTTTGCAGGAAGCCTCAAAGATGCAGCCAAGAACATTGGTG TTTGTCCAACTACATTGAAAAGAATATGTAGGCAACATGGGATAACAAGATGGCCTTCCAGGAAGATCAAGAAAGTGGGACACTCTTTAAAGAAACTCCAACTTGTTATCGACTCTGTTCAAGGTGTTCAAGGCTCTATCCAACTAGATTCATTCTACACAAGTTTCCCAGAGTTGAGCTCCCAGAATGTATCTGGAACTTCCTTCAAGAACAATGACCAGTCAAGACACTTGAATGCTCAAACCGAAAAGGGTCTTTCAGCTCAGGGAGTTGCTTCAAGGTCACCACCATCATCTTCTTGTAGCCACAGCTCTGGTTCAAGCACATGCTGCTCAACTGAAGCTAATCAAAGCACCAATACTGCTAATAATACTTTAACCACTACTCTGATGGCTGAAAATGCTGGTGAAATCTTGAAGAGAGCTCGTAGCGAGGTAAAACTTCACACAGTGAACATGGAGGAATCAAAGCCTCTCTCAAGAACACTAAGCCACAAAACAATCAGCGAGCATCCTCTTTTCAAGAGTTTACCAGAGAGTCGTAGCAGAAGCTTGAAAGCTGGAGGCGGATTTAAAGTGAAAGCCACGTTCGGTGAGGCCAACGTAAGGTTTACTTTGCTCCCAACATGGGGCTTCAGAGAGTTGCGGCTAGAGATCGCTAGGCGTTTTAAcatagataataataatattgcAGCCTTTGATCTTAAGTACCTGGATGATGACAAGGAGTGGGTTCTTCTGACGTGTGAAGCGGATCTCGAGGAGTGTATCGACATTTATAGATCATCACAGAGCCGCACTATCAAGATCAGCGTTCATGAAGCTTCTCAACTCAAGCTGAGAGGCTCTTTTGGTAGTACTGGTCCTTCGTTATAA
- the LOC130494230 gene encoding protein NLP2-like isoform X4 codes for MEGGSGGGHGGFLPNSSFGAFSETATNMDFMDELFFDGCWLEATDGKSLKQTTYTNMNDNNNSFLYDHISKVETGRKFPSTTPGSLKIEDLTSQPMNQVPSDHSAAMISTQAEKFLLEETERGKRWWIAPRTRQGPSSSVKDRLVQAIKGLNEAVQDKDSLIQIWVPIQQEGKNFLTTLEQPHSFNPKHLSLKRYRDASVEYNFLADEDSKESVGLPGRVFLGKLPEWTPDVRFFRSEEYPRIKEAQRCDVRGSLALPVFERGSGICLGVVEIVRTTQKMNYKPELENICKALEAVNLRSSENLKSPSSEFLQVYDQFYYAALPEVSVFLTSVCRSYDLPLALTWAPCARQGRGGSRHSDENFSECVSTVDSACFVLDQQSYHFQVACSEHHLLQGEGIVGKAFKATKLFFVPEVTTFSKTNYSLAHHAKISGLHAALAVPLKNKFNGSVEFVLEFFFPKSCLDTEAQQETLKSLSVTLQNDFRSLNLVIDKELELEVVFPVKEELLFSENPLPLEPLPLEEISQEDSSWISHMIKANEKGKGVSLSWEYQKEEPKEEFMLTSGWDNKNQISRGHSSFDASSFGVGQGQPLLGSRRPGEKRRTKTEKTIGLEVLRQYFAGSLKDAAKNIGEYVGNMG; via the exons ATGGAAGGTGGTAGTGGTGGTGGACATGGCGGTTTCTTACCTAACTCTAGCTTTGGTGCATTCTCTGAGACGGCTACGAATATGGACTTCATGGACGAACTCTTCTTTGATGGATGTTGGCTTGAGGCAACAGATGGTAAGAGCTTGAAGCAGACAACTTATACCAACATGAATGACAACAACAACTCTTTCCTTTATGACCATATCTCTAAGGTAGAGACAGGGAGAAAGTTTCCTTCAACAACACCAGGTTCTCTCAAGATCGAAGATCTCACCAGTCAACCAATGAACCAAGTACCTTCTGACCACTCTGCAGCTATGATTTCTACACAAGCAGAGAAGTTTCTCCTTGAAGAAACTGAGAGAGGTAAAAGATGGTGGATAGCTCCAAGAACAAGACAAGGCCCTTCTTCATCAGTGAAAGATAGACTAGTACAAGCTATCAAGGGTCTTAACGAGGCGGTGCAGGATAAAGACTCCCTTATACAGATATGGGTGCCAATCCAACAAGAAGGCAAGAACTTCCTCACCACTTTGGAGCAGCCACATTCCTTCAACCCAAAACACTTGAGTCTTAAAAGATACAGAGATGCCTCAGTGGAATACAACTTCCTGGCTGATGAGGATTCCAAGGAGTCTGTAGGTCTCCCTGGCCGTGTGTTCCTTGGGAAGTTACCTGAGTGGACACCTGATGTGCGGTTCTTCAGAAGTGAAGAGTATCCACGCATCAAAGAAGCTCAGAGATGTGATGTTCGTGGATCATTAGCTCTTCCTGTGTTTGAAAGAGGTAGTGGGATTTGTCTAGGTGTTGTTGAGATTGTCAGAACAACTCAAAAGATGAATTACAAGCCAGAACTTGAGAATATCTGTAAAGCTCTAGAG GCTGTTAATCTAAGAAGTTCAGAAAACTTGAAATCTCCAAGCAGTGAG TTTCTGCAGGTCTATGATCAATTCTATTATGCAGCATTACCTGAGGTATCAGTCTTTTTGACATCAGTCTGCAGATCATATGATCTGCCTCTGGCTTTAACATGGGCACCGTGTGCTAGGCAAGGCAGAGGTGGATCCAGACATTCAGATGAGAACTTCTCTGAGTGTGTTTCAACCGTGGATTCTGCTTGCTTTGTTCTGGACCAACAGAGTTATCATTTCCAAGTGGCATGCTCTGAACACCATTTGCTTCAAGGGGAAGGCATTGTGGGAAAAGCATTTAAAGCGACCAAACTGTTCTTTGTCCCTGAAGTTACCACTTTTAGCAAGACCAATTACTCTCTTGCGCACCACGCTAAGATCTCTGGTCTACATGCCGCTTTGGCTGTCCCtttgaaaaacaaattcaatGGTTCTGTTGAGTTTGTGTTGGAGTTTTTCTTTCCCAAAAGTTGTCTTGACACAGAAGCGCAACAAGAAACGCTCAAGTCACTGTCTGTGACACTGCAGAATGATTTCAGGAGCTTGAATCTTGTCATTGATAAAGAGCTAGAGCTGGAAGTGGTGTTTCCCGTTAAAGAGGAACTGCTTTTCTCAGAGAACCCTTTGCCTCTGGAACCTTTGCCTTTGGAAGAGATCTCTCAGGAAGATTCCTCATGGATCTCCCACATGATAAAGGCTAACGAGAAGGGTAAAGGCGTGTCCCTTTCATGGGAGTATCAGAAAGAAGAGCCCAAAGAAGAGTTCATGCTGACATCTGGCTGGGACAACAAGAATCAGATTAGCCGTGGCCACAGTAGCTTTGATGCATCTTCCTTTGGTGTGGGACAAGGACAACCGTTGTTAGGAAGTAGAAGACCAGGTGAAAAGAGaagaacaaaaacagaaaagacGATTGGTTTAGAAGTTCTTAGACAGTACTTTGCAGGAAGCCTCAAAGATGCAGCCAAGAACATTGGTG AATATGTAGGCAACATGGGATAA
- the LOC130511219 gene encoding zinc finger protein ZAT3-like, whose amino-acid sequence MATNNSDSDPSFHTPLTPTSNAIIPIYPNPNLQLALSPSYNQSPRKKRKTVALPSSSSPKPKPKYPRKPDPNAPKITRPCTECGKRFWSWKALFGHMRCHPERQWRGINPPPNHRGPTPASFSNQNQRSPKWVSLMTEEDHEVASYLLMLANSTPSSSSCGERFECGGCKKVFGSHQALGGHRASHKNVKGCFAITNVADDHMTVTTTTTPSDQDHQGKIVTYLGQHKCNVCFRVFSSGQALGGHMRCHWEKQEETMVCGAFDLNVPATTHDLSTSDTPGCSLDLRLGL is encoded by the coding sequence ATGGCCACCAATAATTCTGATTCTGATCCCAGTTTTCACACTCCACTTACCCCTACTTCTAACGCAATCATCCCTATCTATCCTAATCCAAATCTCCAGCTTGCTTTATCTCCAAGTTACAATCAGAGCCCTAGAAAGAAACGCAAAACCGTTGCGCTACCCTCTAGTTcttcaccaaaaccaaaaccaaaataccCTAGAAAGCCAGACCCTAATGCCCCCAAAATCACACGTCCATGTACCGAATGTGGCAAAAGGTTTTGGTCATGGAAAGCTCTTTTTGGTCACATGAGATGTCACCCCGAGCGTCAATGGCGTGGCATCAATCCTCCTCCTAACCACCGTGGCCCTACCCCGGCTTCATTTtcaaaccagaaccagagaTCACCAAAATGGGTATCCCTTATGACCGAGGAAGATCATGAAGTCGCTTCTTATCTCTTAATGCTGGCTAATTCCACACCATCATCATCAAGTTGTGGTGAACGGTTCGAGTGTGGGGGTTGCAAGAAAGTGTTTGGATCACATCAGGCTTTAGGAGGACACAGAGCTAGTCACAAGAACGTTAAAGGATGCTTCGCTATAACGAACGTGGCCGATGATCATATGACggttactactactactactcctAGTGATCAAGATCACCAGGGTAAGATCGTTACGTATTTGGGGCAGCATAAGTGTAATGTATGTTTCAGAGTGTTCTCTAGTGGTCAGGCTTTAGGAGGCCACATGAGATGTCACTGGGAGAAACAAGAGGAGACTATGGTCTGTGGTGCGTTCGATCTGAATGTTCCTGCAACAACACATGATCTTTCTACTTCGGACACACCAGGGTGTTCATTAGATCTTAGGTTAGGactttaa
- the LOC130494230 gene encoding protein NLP2-like isoform X1, whose translation MEGGSGGGHGGFLPNSSFGAFSETATNMDFMDELFFDGCWLEATDGKSLKQTTYTNMNDNNNSFLYDHISKVETGRKFPSTTPGSLKIEDLTSQPMNQVPSDHSAAMISTQAEKFLLEETERGKRWWIAPRTRQGPSSSVKDRLVQAIKGLNEAVQDKDSLIQIWVPIQQEGKNFLTTLEQPHSFNPKHLSLKRYRDASVEYNFLADEDSKESVGLPGRVFLGKLPEWTPDVRFFRSEEYPRIKEAQRCDVRGSLALPVFERGSGICLGVVEIVRTTQKMNYKPELENICKALEAVNLRSSENLKSPSSEFLQVYDQFYYAALPEVSVFLTSVCRSYDLPLALTWAPCARQGRGGSRHSDENFSECVSTVDSACFVLDQQSYHFQVACSEHHLLQGEGIVGKAFKATKLFFVPEVTTFSKTNYSLAHHAKISGLHAALAVPLKNKFNGSVEFVLEFFFPKSCLDTEAQQETLKSLSVTLQNDFRSLNLVIDKELELEVVFPVKEELLFSENPLPLEPLPLEEISQEDSSWISHMIKANEKGKGVSLSWEYQKEEPKEEFMLTSGWDNKNQISRGHSSFDASSFGVGQGQPLLGSRRPGEKRRTKTEKTIGLEVLRQYFAGSLKDAAKNIGVCPTTLKRICRQHGITRWPSRKIKKVGHSLKKLQLVIDSVQGVQGSIQLDSFYTSFPELSSQNVSGTSFKNNDQSRHLNAQTEKGLSAQGVASRSPPSSSCSHSSGSSTCCSTEANQSTNTANNTLTTTLMAENAGEILKRARSEVKLHTVNMEESKPLSRTLSHKTISEHPLFKSLPESRSRSLKAGGGFKVKATFGEANVRFTLLPTWGFRELRLEIARRFNIDNNNIAAFDLKYLDDDKEWVLLTCEADLEECIDIYRSSQSRTIKISVHEASQLKLRGSFGSTGPSL comes from the exons ATGGAAGGTGGTAGTGGTGGTGGACATGGCGGTTTCTTACCTAACTCTAGCTTTGGTGCATTCTCTGAGACGGCTACGAATATGGACTTCATGGACGAACTCTTCTTTGATGGATGTTGGCTTGAGGCAACAGATGGTAAGAGCTTGAAGCAGACAACTTATACCAACATGAATGACAACAACAACTCTTTCCTTTATGACCATATCTCTAAGGTAGAGACAGGGAGAAAGTTTCCTTCAACAACACCAGGTTCTCTCAAGATCGAAGATCTCACCAGTCAACCAATGAACCAAGTACCTTCTGACCACTCTGCAGCTATGATTTCTACACAAGCAGAGAAGTTTCTCCTTGAAGAAACTGAGAGAGGTAAAAGATGGTGGATAGCTCCAAGAACAAGACAAGGCCCTTCTTCATCAGTGAAAGATAGACTAGTACAAGCTATCAAGGGTCTTAACGAGGCGGTGCAGGATAAAGACTCCCTTATACAGATATGGGTGCCAATCCAACAAGAAGGCAAGAACTTCCTCACCACTTTGGAGCAGCCACATTCCTTCAACCCAAAACACTTGAGTCTTAAAAGATACAGAGATGCCTCAGTGGAATACAACTTCCTGGCTGATGAGGATTCCAAGGAGTCTGTAGGTCTCCCTGGCCGTGTGTTCCTTGGGAAGTTACCTGAGTGGACACCTGATGTGCGGTTCTTCAGAAGTGAAGAGTATCCACGCATCAAAGAAGCTCAGAGATGTGATGTTCGTGGATCATTAGCTCTTCCTGTGTTTGAAAGAGGTAGTGGGATTTGTCTAGGTGTTGTTGAGATTGTCAGAACAACTCAAAAGATGAATTACAAGCCAGAACTTGAGAATATCTGTAAAGCTCTAGAG GCTGTTAATCTAAGAAGTTCAGAAAACTTGAAATCTCCAAGCAGTGAG TTTCTGCAGGTCTATGATCAATTCTATTATGCAGCATTACCTGAGGTATCAGTCTTTTTGACATCAGTCTGCAGATCATATGATCTGCCTCTGGCTTTAACATGGGCACCGTGTGCTAGGCAAGGCAGAGGTGGATCCAGACATTCAGATGAGAACTTCTCTGAGTGTGTTTCAACCGTGGATTCTGCTTGCTTTGTTCTGGACCAACAGAGTTATCATTTCCAAGTGGCATGCTCTGAACACCATTTGCTTCAAGGGGAAGGCATTGTGGGAAAAGCATTTAAAGCGACCAAACTGTTCTTTGTCCCTGAAGTTACCACTTTTAGCAAGACCAATTACTCTCTTGCGCACCACGCTAAGATCTCTGGTCTACATGCCGCTTTGGCTGTCCCtttgaaaaacaaattcaatGGTTCTGTTGAGTTTGTGTTGGAGTTTTTCTTTCCCAAAAGTTGTCTTGACACAGAAGCGCAACAAGAAACGCTCAAGTCACTGTCTGTGACACTGCAGAATGATTTCAGGAGCTTGAATCTTGTCATTGATAAAGAGCTAGAGCTGGAAGTGGTGTTTCCCGTTAAAGAGGAACTGCTTTTCTCAGAGAACCCTTTGCCTCTGGAACCTTTGCCTTTGGAAGAGATCTCTCAGGAAGATTCCTCATGGATCTCCCACATGATAAAGGCTAACGAGAAGGGTAAAGGCGTGTCCCTTTCATGGGAGTATCAGAAAGAAGAGCCCAAAGAAGAGTTCATGCTGACATCTGGCTGGGACAACAAGAATCAGATTAGCCGTGGCCACAGTAGCTTTGATGCATCTTCCTTTGGTGTGGGACAAGGACAACCGTTGTTAGGAAGTAGAAGACCAGGTGAAAAGAGaagaacaaaaacagaaaagacGATTGGTTTAGAAGTTCTTAGACAGTACTTTGCAGGAAGCCTCAAAGATGCAGCCAAGAACATTGGTG TTTGTCCAACTACATTGAAAAGAATATGTAGGCAACATGGGATAACAAGATGGCCTTCCAGGAAGATCAAGAAAGTGGGACACTCTTTAAAGAAACTCCAACTTGTTATCGACTCTGTTCAAGGTGTTCAAGGCTCTATCCAACTAGATTCATTCTACACAAGTTTCCCAGAGTTGAGCTCCCAGAATGTATCTGGAACTTCCTTCAAGAACAATGACCAGTCAAGACACTTGAATGCTCAAACCGAAAAGGGTCTTTCAGCTCAGGGAGTTGCTTCAAGGTCACCACCATCATCTTCTTGTAGCCACAGCTCTGGTTCAAGCACATGCTGCTCAACTGAAGCTAATCAAAGCACCAATACTGCTAATAATACTTTAACCACTACTCTGATGGCTGAAAATGCTGGTGAAATCTTGAAGAGAGCTCGTAGCGAGGTAAAACTTCACACAGTGAACATGGAGGAATCAAAGCCTCTCTCAAGAACACTAAGCCACAAAACAATCAGCGAGCATCCTCTTTTCAAGAGTTTACCAGAGAGTCGTAGCAGAAGCTTGAAAGCTGGAGGCGGATTTAAAGTGAAAGCCACGTTCGGTGAGGCCAACGTAAGGTTTACTTTGCTCCCAACATGGGGCTTCAGAGAGTTGCGGCTAGAGATCGCTAGGCGTTTTAAcatagataataataatattgcAGCCTTTGATCTTAAGTACCTGGATGATGACAAGGAGTGGGTTCTTCTGACGTGTGAAGCGGATCTCGAGGAGTGTATCGACATTTATAGATCATCACAGAGCCGCACTATCAAGATCAGCGTTCATGAAGCTTCTCAACTCAAGCTGAGAGGCTCTTTTGGTAGTACTGGTCCTTCGTTATAA